The DNA sequence ATGCTAATACTATACTTCTTCAGTTATACCGACGCGATCAATCATCTCAATGCCAACCCTCCCACCACGGTGACCGGCAACAACGGGAAGGCTTGTATGCGTCCCCTCTTTCCCACAACAGCCCTAGTCTCTGCACCAGCCTGACTAACCTGCTTCCACCGAATAGACCCAGAATACTATGGCGACCAACCCAATGTTGCAGGAATCCCTGCTTCCTGCAAAGAGAACTACAACGATCTAAGAATCTATCCCTGCTATGTACAGGATACTACCACGTTTGTAACTGGATCAAATCCCGGACTGGATCGTGTCGTCATTTCCCGCCACACAGATGGCACCAAGGAACGTTGTGGGTTGATCACGCATCGCGGTGCAGATAGTGGTCAGTTCAAGTGGTGCGGAATCTAAGAAGTTGCTTGAGGAGCGGAGTAATGGCACGATGTGAAGACGAACGGGTAGTTGGGTATCTTGAGGATGAGAGAGGGCTGTCGTTGCCCCAAGAGAGGTCGCGAGAGGGGTTATCACAGTTTTGTACAGAAGTAGCGTCCGGACAGCTTGATTTGCAAAGAGGTTGTGAAAATACTATGTTATGTTCTGTCAAATGTATTCTCGTTTTTCGTGAACGATGTCAAATTTCTACGATGACTGTACCTATCTTCTCCGTTCTGCAATACTGAATATGTTGAGTCAGAAGCTTCGCATCTACTGCAATTTTTCGTCGCCTTGTCGAATCGCCTGCCCATAATCCCCAGCATTCGGAGTTCTCACAATAGTATGTGTATGGTATTTTGCTGGCTCTTTGTTTGTCAAGAATACGCCCGAATGATGATCAAACTCCAGCAAAATAACCGGACTCTGTATGCGGAAGTAAAACGCATCATCATTACCAAAACCTCCAATCCAGCAAAAGTATGTTTCTTCAAAGTGTTGCTTGATCTGATAGAGCTTGAGCTGGCGAGCTTTGGTGGGATGGTAGAGAAGAAACTCGTCGCAGATGGACAGGATGCGTTCTTGCTGGGAAGGCTCCATCGTAGTCACGAGCACACCTTCGTATGGCACGATACGATTGTCGCGGAATGCGCCACAGCGGTGGCGTTGATCATCTGGACCCCAAGTATCGGTGATGAGTTCGTCGCGTTTCGTCTCATCGTTATTGGAATTGCCGTAAACTTGCTTCATACCCTCGTCTCTCATGTTCTTGAAAATCTGGGCTTTCTGCTGCTGCTCCGCACTGAGACTTTGCATGAGCTTCAGTCCTAAGCTCCCCTCTTTGTGCAAAATCTCGGTACCCTTCCATTCCCCTTCGTCGATGATGTTGGGCTCTGCACCGGTAAATGACGGGCTAACAACAACCTGAGGACCCTTGAAAAAACACGCAATAGCGAGATGATGACCATAGAGAAGCCAACCCCATGGCGAGGAGGCGGATGTAGA is a window from the Pyrenophora tritici-repentis strain M4 chromosome 7, whole genome shotgun sequence genome containing:
- a CDS encoding DUF3500 domain containing protein — its product is MAGRNSFDEASAGFRSHLPDLSSLRFTTAAQQNVYEYVKSMQDNRAPPWLYDLTKVWEKLLEEPYKGITNDGNVREGLFAARDEDANVGDAVERAEKLLDSLDAEQKKNVSYPVNAREWRAWSNPEFLLRPLGLRLEEVSEQTAQLILGVLGGSLSSGGYEKAIAAMRINHFLGEVVKLPNILNKYSYNFLIFGTPSTSASSPWGWLLYGHHLAIACFFKGPQVVVSPSFTGAEPNIIDEGEWKGTEILHKEGSLGLKLMQSLSAEQQQKAQIFKNMRDEGMKQVYGNSNNDETKRDELITDTWGPDDQRHRCGAFRDNRIVPYEGVLVTTMEPSQQERILSICDEFLLYHPTKARQLKLYQIKQHFEETYFCWIGGFGNDDAFYFRIQSPVILLEFDHHSGVFLTNKEPAKYHTHTIVRTPNAGDYGQAIRQGDEKLQ